TAGGTTAGTCAAGTGAGGGTTCGCTGTAACAATTGCCCTCTTGTTGTAAAAATGTGTAGTGTAACTtgtccatatccatgacttatTTGTCCTAATAACCCGATGGTCTTTCAGTCGGGTATGAATCACCTTCAATTGTAGCATGAAAATATAACGCGCAACATTAAACCACGTGACTGGGTGCAGGCTGTCTAGTTCACCATATTTTCCGGCAGCGTCGTTGCTTTATCTTGAACTGTTtattttgaactctgaactgcAATGCATATACCTGAATGTGAATCAGGCTGAAATGACCAAGGTCGAGAGCTCTTCGCCGTCTAAGATGTATCTCTTGGCATGGTTGCATCTCTTAAGCTTTGCTTAATCGGAAAGCCGCCATATGGATGGCCAAAGTTGTTTTGCCGTCAACCTGTTTTGTCAATACTCAACCTGCACCATCAACGCCAGCGAAGTTGTTTTTGCCTAACTTGTGCGATTGGCTGAATGATGTGCAGACCTTGACTGAGTACTCACGGCGATGTCATTGGACGTTAATGCACCTGGGTAAGTAATCATCGTTTATAACAATGTGCTAGGCGTACTCCCTTTTCTCCCTACTTGTTGCACAAAAAGGTTGCCATGTATGTTTATACATCTAGGGATGTTGACGCTTCACATGAACTGCAGACAACCCAGGTAGTACAAGCACCAGCAGCTCTTAAATGTTCGATTTGAGATGCTCTTACCAATCAGTTGCACACTGCTAAGCAAACTGTCAGAAAACCTTGAAACACACGGTGGCGTTTGGATCCTCTGATCAGGAATCAGGACAGAGGAAAAAGATACCTCAGTCACTTAGCACCTGCTTCATGTTCTTTTCGTATTGATCACACTTCTATCTGTTGAGAGGCAGAGGAACATCTGATCTGTGATATCACACACACATTTACATAGATGTGTAAACTACTGATAAAAGAATTGTTTAATTGCTCCTGGaactctaaaaataaaagaactgTTTAGAAGAAAAACTAGTGGCAAAAACTTGCTGCATTCGTCAGTGATGAAGCTGCGAAATGACCTGGATTTCTTTACTCGCAACAGTAATCGCTTTTCGGAGTGGCTTGCTTACAAACAAGTGctgtattgcataatttggcaACAGATGAAGACCCAGCCAGCGCTTGCATATTTCTCACACGGACACGGTCACACCTAACACCTCATGCCCATGCATCCACATCTCTGACGACAGATAAAACGCCACTAGTACAAATTTCGCACGACCAGTTCCAATCGCTTCACCCAGTAACCCATTGCCGACTCCAACCACCTTATACTTGGTCATGTAAAAATCCACACTCCTAGTTCATTCAATTCTGTCGTCGTCGCCTTGATCGATCGGACGGAGCTTCGCCTGTGTAGGCAGCTACCAGCCATGGAGTCGTCTCGCGGACGCTGTCTCGTAGGCCTGCTCCTCGTCGCTGCATCCCTCTGCGCACATGTATCAGGTAGCCCCTTTTCGCTTGAAGAACAGCTTGTGCTCTAGAGTGCGATGGAACAAAGATTGGTGAACTGACATGGAGACGAACCTGATCACCGATCGCAGCGGCGGCGTCCGACACGGCCGTGTTGGCGGCGGAGCGGACGCGGCGGAAGGACCCCCTCGACGGGCTCAAGTACTACACCGGCGGCTGGAACATCAGCAACAGGCACTACCTGGCGGTGAGTTTCTTGGTTTCTTGCCGTCGCCGGCCAGCCAGCTGCCGGTTGACAGCTCAAAGCTCCTGATGCCCATGCCCTCCGGTGACCCTTGTGCTGTTGCGTGCAGTCGGCAGGTTTCAGCGCCGCGCCGGTGTTCGTGATCGCCGCGCTCTGgttcgtcgccgtcgcggcggccgcgctcgtctcctgctgctgccgttgctgccgcggcggcggcaataGCAACTACTCCTACTCCCGCCGGGTGTTCGCGCTCTCGCTCGTGCTCCTGATCGTCTTCACAGCATCAGCCATGTAAGAAATCGATCGATCAACTCATTCGCCGCTCTTGTTCTTCTTCCATGTTTCTTATGTGGAATCAATGGCTGGTGCAGAATCGGCTGCGCCGTGCTGTACCACGGGCAGGGCAAGCTCCACGGCAGCACGACGGCGACGCTGGACTACGTGGTGAGCCAggccgacggcgcggcggcgaccatGCGGGACTTCACCGGCCTCCTGGAGACGGCGAAGTCCGCGGGCGGCAGCGTGGCGTCGCTGCCCCCCGACGTCGCGAGGGCCATCGACGACGTCGCGCGGCGGGTGGACGCCGCCTCCGGCGAGCTCGCGGTGCGCACGGCCAGCAACTCGCGCAGGATCCGGACCGTGCTGGACACCATGTACGGAACGCCGCCGCTGAGCTGATTCATTGGCTGCGGCCTGGATCTGTTGACGATCTTGACCTGTTTCTTTGGTTTACCTGATTGCAGAAGGAAGGTGCTGATCGGCGTCGCCGCCGTGATGCTGGTCCTGGTGATTCTTGGCTTTGGTGAGCACAGATTGCTCTTACCAAGTCCTCCTCTAAATGATTAAAAAATTGCTCTTTACCTAATCTGCTCGAAACTGCAACATTATTTACTTCTCTTCAACCTTTTGAATTTTTTACACAATTTATATTTTCTCCCAACAATTTCTTGCAGTGTTCTCGTTGACTGGGCTCAAGTCGCTTGTGTACACGTAAGCACATCAACAGACAGCATGCAGAGAACACACATACAGAATCTTCGGATTGCAGTTGATTGAACATGTTCTTTCAGAGATTGGTGTACTGATTAGGTTTCAATTGGTGCATTTTTGCAGAGTGGTGTTTCTTGGATGGATCATAGTTACCGCCACACTAATACTCTCCGGCACTTTCCTCCTCCTGCACAAGTATGTTCTTGTCAATCGATATGAATTTAGACGATCTGAATCAAATTTGAATAATATTTATTCCAATTCGGCCAAATTTCGTTCAAATTTCCAAATGCTAGGCACTAGTTACAATCATACAACGTAGAACAAGATTTTCTGAAGCATTTGCATCTCGCATTTCTTAGTGATAAGTTACTAAATAACACTGCGACCTTTGCACATGTTTCAGCGTGATAGGAGACACCTGCGTCGCCATGGACGAGTGGGTGGTCCAGCCGCAGGGCCGCACCGCGCTGGACGACATCCTCCCCTGCGCCGacgcggcggtgacggcggaggCCCTTCGCCGGAGCGAGGAGGTCAACTACCAGCTCGTCTCCAAGCTGAACGAGCTGGTCTCCAACGTGTCCAACCGCAACGTGCCTCCCCAGGTCGGCCCGCCGCTCTACTACAACCAGTCCGGCCCTCCCGTGCCGCTCCTCTGCAACCCCTACAACGCCGACCTCTCCGaccgccgctgcgccgccggcgaggtcacCGCCGACAACGCACAACAGGTGTGGCAGCGGTTCGTGTGCCgcacgacggcggcgtcgggttCGGAGGTGTGCGCGACGGTCGGGCGCCTCACGCCGGCGATGCTGTCCCAGATGCTCACCGTGGCCAGCGTCAGCGACGGGCTGCGGCGACAGGCGCCCGCCCTGAGGGACCTGGCGAACTGCGCGACAGTGCGGCGCGCGTTCCAGACGATCAGCGAGCGCGGCTGCCCGCCGCTGCGGCGGGACAGCAGCCGGGTGTACCAGGCGCTGCTCGCGGCGTCGGTGGCCGCGatgctcgccgcggcggcgtgggtggcgcactcccgggagcggcggcggcggcgcgagagcGAGCGGTTCCGGGTGTCGCCGTACAGGCTCCCCATCGAGGACAAGGTGCTGCTCAACAGCCCGCGGCGGCCGTACAGGCGAGTGTGACGGCTTCTGATCTGCTCGAGGCTAACGGACCTCTGGAACACATGTATTTCGCTGGAATTTCAAAAATCCGTTGTTTGAAACTGAGCTTATTTTGTATGTGTATGTTCGCAGCAGTTTTGGGAGTACAAACTGTTTTACTTACGAATCTATGTTCATGTACTGCGATAGTTCGGCAGAAGTATAATTGTGTAAATAAACTTGTGCATTCTTCATTTTCTACATTTCTCTGCAATAAGCCATCAACAAGTTCCTGATTTGGATCATTTTTCTGCATTAAGCGAAAATTTGTGTTTTGGACTGGGCCTGATTGGATGTATGTACGCTGCAGTGTTGGAACTACAATTATATACCGCAATCGATCTAATGTTCTTGTACTGCGATAATTGCACAAAAGTACTAATTTTGCAAACAAGTTCCTTCAGAAACGCCAGTCAACCAATTAGAATTTCATGAACATATCATAATTCATATTCCTAGAACATAAAAATTTTATTAATTGAAGACAAAAAAAAGATACACAAATACTAGTGTGACATATTGAGAAGACCAAATACTAAATTACTGATATCCTAAACTGCTATACTTCTACGTGCTAACGATGCCGACGTATGACAACTCTACTGATCCAAGATATATCTTGCCACCATCTCGCTCCACCACCTCGGTCGGTCTCACGTTCTTGGGTCCCTTCATCTCTTGCAGCTTTTCACCGTCAGCGCCGATCCTAATAGCGAGTAAATGTTTGTCCAAACCAAATGGAAGTTCGTACTTCTCGCGATGCAATGCTACCCAGTATCCTCCCTTCCCATCGGGCCTCACATTGTCCGGGTATCCAGGGAGGTCAGCAAACGGCTCAGATGTGTTGGCCTTAGACCCTCGGATCCAATACTTCATTAGCTTGCATGGTCCCGTAAGCGCGACGACAAGGTGGGTCCTATCGGCACTGATGGCAATGCCGTTGGGGTACGTCACTCCGGACTGAAGCACGGTGACCTTATTAGTCCGTGGATCATATTTCATGATACGCCCCGTCGAGTCTCCAGATGTGGTGACCATCTGATGTTGCGCCCGTGTGTACGTCTTGCTACTGTCGGTAAAGTAGACGTCACCCGTAACCTGGTCGATATCCACGCCGTTGGTGAAACGCAAAGGTGCACCACCGGCCTCCGTCGCGAGCACCGTCGCCTCCCCGCCGTTGGGCCCGACGCGCATCAGCCCCATGTATGCATCAGCTATGTAGAGGTTGCCGGAGTTGTTGTGGAACCGCAGCCCAAGCGGTCGGCCGCATGAGCTCTCCGTGGCAACTGCCGGGAGCTCCGAGAAGTCGTCGCACTTGTTCTTGGCGTAGCTGGGGCTGTACGCAAACGTCTTCCACCCGGCACCTTCGCCGTCATACTTGAGTACGCGGCCGTCCGAGATGCTGACGTATGGGCCGGCGCCGTGCGCGTCGAAGGCGACGCTCTCGGGGCCGATCAGGTCGTCGGGCAGCTGCAGTCGCTGGGTCTTGCTTCCGTCGATGGCCTTGGCTACGGCGGCCATGGCAGCCGAGGGCAGGAGCAGCAAGACGGCGAGCAAGATCGCGAGCAAAGGCAGCTTCGACGTGGTCCGCTTCATGGTTGCTACTCCGGCCTGTGAGTACGTGAAGGCTCTTTCTTGCTGTTGTTGGCTGACTGATTGCTGTATGCGGTTTGGCTTGGTGGAAGAGGGGCGTACCCTATGGCTCGTTTTATTGGGCTTTTGCAAGGTTCCTAATCGGCTTCAGCACTCAGCAGACGAATCGGAGTCGGAGTCTCCCTCGGCAAAGGAGACGAGGGAAACAATTGCTCACGGGAAAAACTCCGTATCTGTATCGGCTCCCATGACAAAAGTAGGATATGTTACTTTATTTGCAATTTTCGAAAGCAATAGAATTTATGAACTCCGTATAAGCAGACATGCAGTTCATTCTGGGCTTCTAGCCAAGCTAATGGAGAATGTTGACACAGCATGACAGCAGAGAGTGCTAATTCACAGAAAAGTAGACCAGTACTcgtattgttttttttacaagaaTCTGCGGCATGCATTTTTGTTCATCTTTGTTATGGACATATTCAAGAAAACTCATCTATATAGAAATGAAGAACCCTGGTTGAATGCTAAAAGATGAAACCACCACATTCGCCAAGATGAGCTACAAATTACCATGTTAATCTGGGGGAAAAATAGAGCCAAAGAGCGCATGTGTCTAATACAATCAATAAATAGTAAATTAGAAATAAATAATTATGGAAAACGATAACTTGAATTGAAGTATTTTTGCAATTGAAGTATTTTTGCAGGGTGGTGTTTCTTGGATGGATTATAGTTACAGCGACACTAATACTGTCTAGCACTTTCCTTCTCTTGCACAAGTTCGTTCTTGCCACTTGTTGTCAATTTacataaatttgatcaaataatTTGCATCATTTCTCTTCTAATTCACCCAAATTTCGATCAAAATTTGAAATACTCGATATATCAGTGACAATGTAGTACAACACTGTTCTCGTTGCATTTGCACCTCACACATCGTTGTTACAAGTTAACAGAGCATGCTGCAACCTTATCCATGTTTCAGCGTGATAGGAGACACCTGCGTCGCCATGGACGAGTGGGTGGTCCAGCCGCAGGGCAGCACCGCGCTGGACGACATCCTCCCTTGCGCCGACGCGGCGGTGACAGCGGAGGCGCTTCGCCGGAGCGAGGAGGTCAACTACCAGCTCGTATCCAAGCTGAACGAGCTGGTCTCCAACGTGTCCCACCGTAACGTGCCTACCCAGACCGGCCCACCTCTCTACTACAACCAGTCCGGCCCTCCCGTGCCGCTCCTCTGCAACTCCTACAACGCCGACctctccggccgccgctgcgccgccggcgaagtCATCGCCAACAACGCACAACAGGTGTGGCAGTGGTTCGTGTGCCgcacgacggcggcgtcgggttCGGAGGTGTGCGCGACGGTCGGGCGCCTGACGCCGGCGATGCTGTCCCAGATGCTCACCGTGGCCAGCGTCAGCGACGGGCTGCGCCGGCAGGCGCCCGCCCTGCGAGACCTGGCGAGCTGTGCCACCGTGCGCCGCGCGTTCCAGACGATCATCGAGCGCGGCGGCCCCTCTTTTGAACGAGTTTTAGGGCCTGCAATTAGCCTTTTTGTTGGATTAGTAAGGGGATTAGAGATGGATCTCGTGGTTAATCCCTACTAGGTGACAGATTTGGCGGTTTCTGCTCCTCTTCGAATATCTTCACGTTACAGCCCGAATCTGAAGAAGGTTTTGTAGCAGACTCAGAGGCCTTTCCATGAAGTCATAGAACATAACGTCTGGTCATATGGTTTAAGAGATACTGCAGTTCAAAGATGGTTGACTTATTCTAACAAGTTTCTGACTAGTAATAGATCTATTCAGTATTCAGTTTTAAGGCACCTTAGAGGCATAGTCAGCTCTTCAAATGAATACCAAAGGTTTAGTGTTTATATCAAGCTTTCCAGATGGGTATAGATCATAATTTTTAGTTAGTAGAACTCCAGATATGAAATTCTAAAGTGGACTATGTCTTGTGTTGTCAGATTCAGCACTCGAGGTTGCTACAATGATTAATTAATATTGGTGATTTTTACTGCAAAGAGACGTGTAACCAAAGTTATGGATAATATAATTTTTCATTCTCTGGTaaaatttcataatttttggatgaGTGGTTTAGTAGATATCAAGGTTTTACCATTGACTGTTAGAACTCAAGACAGATTCTATAGTCTGATAGGATAGTTTGCTTTGTAAATAAAAATGTTTTTACTAATGAAAGTTGTTCTCCTTTCTCTGTAGTttctgaaaatgcatttatttACTAGCATTGATTTTGTATTAAaagttaaaaaaagagaaatgttGATGCTCTCGTAGGATGATTGTGGTTTtgctgttttgatttttcttgtaTGTTTAAGGGTTCGGGCATAGGAGCGATATGCCTATTGTTCGTATATGTTTGTTTGAATTGTATGTACTAAGTTCATGATGCTAAACAGGTGGTATTGCTCCGGCTCATGCCTAGTGCCGTTTGCATCATCGCTTTGAGGCAAGTCGTAGCGGTGGTTTTGCTACAGCTTTAACTTGTTGTTTATCCTACCTGCACCTTAAAATTCAGAATCTCAACCAAACCAATATGATTAAATTAATTGAAGTTTAACTTGTTCTTTTAAATATGTTCATAAATGTTGAGCTTGTGGCTGTTTATTTTATCATAAGGAAAGAGGTATGTTTATGTACATGATTATATGAGGCATAAGTGGTAACCTTACTTGCAATTGCACCATATCATTGCATCATATTGTATTGCACATCATTCGTGGATGTCACTACTTGCTAGCCGCGACCGTACCAATACAGCATCGTTGCCCGAGGAGAGGTACAATGCAGCTTCATACCTTGATGAGTACGGAGGCATTGGACAtagcatttgcattgcattcgcACTCATTGTGGTTTATATATTTGAGTATTATGCATCGATATGGAAGTGGATATGAGGTCTTGATCATCTGAAGTAAATAAGAGGTCATGATTTATTCATTTTTTTCATATGAGGATGACTTTCACAATGATTCGGTTTATCTtattttattatgtatctatgTTTAAAGAACTCATAGTTTAAATAACTTGTTAAAGCAGTTTGCTTGCTGAGATTTATTCTCACATCCATTTTATCTTTCCAGGTGCTTGAGTGGATGTTTTGCTTGAAGGGATGGGATTAGCTGCACGTCTTCACATCTTTGCCACTTTCTATTTATAATAATAATGATACATTTGTCTTGCTGTAATGAACATAGAGTAGATCTTGTGGTGACCATTTGTGGTTTCTTAATAATGAGTGTGGTTGACCTTTGTTAATTGTTATCTTGTTAAGTTGCTCATTAAATGCTGGTGTGTGATTTACTTTTGtatatcatttattttgttgcttccgCGTTTTACTCTATTTATAGGGTTATGCTGCCGAATTTTTTACTCCAGCATGTGAAAAGTATGTTAGTGACATCTTGCATCTTTGTAGCGCCTGCGGTGTTACAACCTTGCCCTGTACTCTCATCGCCTTCACAAGGAACAGCTAGCTACCGGTGATTTGTAAGTTTTTAGATGGGATGGCCGGTTTTTCCTAGGCTGGACTGttgccttttctttctttcttttcccctgTAGGCTGGGATTGTTAAGTGTCGTCTGTCAAGGGAAACTTGCTTCCATAGAAATGTAACTTGAGTTGGGTTTAGTGTTGCGTGAATTCCATGGATGTGTTTGCAGCAGCCGAACGAAAGGCTGACGATTCCCGACACAGTTTCGTGCTTGTAATGTCCAGCCAAGTGAATTTGGCGTTAGACCGATGGCCCGAGCCGCATTGGCATGTACACGCTGCCGGAGTTTCGATGAAACCTCAGGCCAAGCAAGCGCCCGTCCGCACGAGCCCTCCACGCATGGCGACCGGCCGGCGGGAGCTCGGACGACGGCGCGTGGCAGTCGGTCATGACGTAGCTCGGGCGCTATAGGtggacgccgccgcccagcCGGCGACGAGCTAGGCCTGCTAGTAGGCCGGGTTGAAGTGGGTATTTCGGGGCAGGTCTTCGCACGGGTTTCGGTGGATGGGGGGTAATGGGTTCCAGACGCTAGCGGGTCAGGGCGGGTTGGGTATACTGAAAGTACGGATCGGAGAGGGTTGGAACCGGTCCTACCTCGCACGATAGGGGTGCCGCGTGAGTCCCGCAGAAAggcggcgccaccaccgccggccattGCTTCTCTTGAGCGCGGGCGTGGGtgccgccgtcgcgccggaGCTCTCGTCATCCGGGGCCTTTCTCTTGCGCgcgagcggcgccgccgccgacgtctcGGCGGAGtcctcgtcgcccgccgccttctccttgcGCCGTTGGCCGTCAGCGGCAACGGTTCCCCACACATCGCATCCTCATCCTCCTGAGCCCTGCCGCGGGATCCTTCCACGCCTTCGAGCACCTCTTTCAGACTGGCGAGGTCCCGTACCACCCCGCTGGCCCCGTCCCCGCACGTGCCCGCCGAGGTGGTCGTGGCCGTCACCCGCGCCGTGGAGGGGCACCGCTTGAAGGAGAAGAGGGGGCCGTCCCCGCGCCCGTCGGATGCTACCTCCCCTTCCTTGCGCTCGTGCTCATCGGCCAGGAGGGGCGCCGTCGAAGGAGAAGAGGGGTTGTCCTCgcacccgccggccgccgccaccccttccctgctgctcctgctcgccGATCGGGGCAGCCTGTCCCCGTGggcaccgccgctgccccttCCCTGCACCCGTGCTCGCCGACTGTGGTGCGCACCTGTCCTGTTGCAGCAACCCGTGGTAAAACCCACCATCAATGGGGCGGGTTGGGGAGGGTTGATTAATTAGGTTTTTGGGTGGGGGCAGATCTGCTTAATTATCTCAGGTGTTGCGGGTAGGGGTGGGTGGGGGGCGGGTAGAGCGCCCCCATCAGCAGGCCTACGACGAGCAGGCCGGGCGCTGGCGCGCGCAACTCTGACGTTTCGTTAGATTGCATCAGGAGCTGACTGGTTTTGTTGCCTTGGTAGCTGTGGCCCGGGGCGACGCACAGGCAGGTTAACAGGCCTGATCGAATCGGCCATCCACGAACCACGGAATGGCAAAGGGAAACTAGCGTCCTTTTACGGGCAACGGGCAGTGATGATATATAATGGTACGTGGAAAAAGAAAACTGGCAAGCAAGCAACGTGATGATACGAGGAGTACACAGGATAACTTAAGAAAACGCGCAGAAACCAAGTGCTCCCGGCCGGCACGACGACACCAAGTGCTCCCGGCGCAATGATCCTGCCCGTCCTTTCCCCAACCCCACCGCGCCATCATCTtaccggccgcgcgccgcggcgaaTTACCAGGCGCGGGTGTTCTCAGAGCCGGACgacttcccttcccttcccttcccgcCCCGCTTGCAACGAGCCCTCCCAGTCCCAGGCCCCGCTGCTCAGGAAGGATCCAGACTTCAGAGTCGAGGTTTCAAAGCGTCCGTGCGCGAGGctgacgacggcggcgtgggcgcgtgGTGGCGAGAGATCGCGCGGGCGAGGACGCCGAATTGATGGCACGCGCTTCTGCCGATCCCGCCGTCCGACGCGGGGCGGGCGGGGGGAGCTCTGCTCTGCTCAGTTAACTCTCGTCACGTACCGGCGTTGACACTTGCCTTGGCCGCAGCAACCTGCACAGCCTTTGCCTTTCTACGGCCGGGTTCCATAGCATGCCAATCAATTCCACCGGTGTCGTAACCAAGTTCTTTTCAAATCGTTTTTAAGATGAGCGTAATTTTCCTAGTACACCGGAGGCCCGGCCCTGGagttttcttctgtttttttttctactccatccgtttcaaattgtaagttttctaggttcataaatattattatgcacctagacatatactatatctagatgcataataatacaaaaaagctaaaacgacctaaatttggaacggaggaagtataaaAAAAATGGGGTGGTTGGCGGGTTAAACAGTATGCAAAGATAAAAGTTTTACTTTTTGCAATGCTACAAGCATTGGTATAGTCAACCCCTACACTCTCTTAGGGAATACTATGAATGATCCTTTACCACCCTTTTTGGCGCCAAACTGCACATGCCTACGTACAAACTCAAAAGGCGAAGATTCTTTACTTTTTTAGCTAGACGGCACTCGTACAAAACAAAAGATCTACAAAGCTCGAATCACCCTAGATTCCAACCACAAGTGAGTAGTGTCCCGGCCTGTTCATCACCACTCCTCACTTGCATGTTAATTTACCCCGCGCCACAATTCACTTTGGCCCATGCCTAATCTTTTTATCACCTTTAAACACACGCGCTCCCCATAACCGGACAAGACCTAAAGGCCCACACATGGAAGTGGCTCCATGGACCCGTCACAGTTTTCCCTCCCCTACATTATCGCACTGCCGGCAAATGCATCTCGCACGATGCCACATCCTTTACGGCCGGCCGTCGGCTTGGCCTCTGCTGAATTTTCTACCGTCGGATTAAAACCGTAACAGTAACAGACACGTAGGCCCCAACCCACATTCTCCCCTGCCACCCATGCCACCGCTTTACTCGAGCCTTCGTGGTGGTCCTCGCATGGATCGAACACAAAACAGCCATCATCATACGTGcctcaaagcatctcaagtgaTCTTTGCATTGCCTCCCAAAAGGAAATCTCAAGTGGATTAGATTACATTGCATGGGTCTTTCTCGTGGAAAAGTACCATAAAACCCCAATGCAACGACCCGAGTGTTGAGCAACTCAACAACTTCAGAGTAGTCTATGCTGAAAAGGAaagccatccatccatccatcatctGCTGCAGCCCCCACTTTTGCAGGGGCATGTGAGCGGCCACAGCCAGCGGTTGCACCGCGATCTGCGTCAGATCAGCCTGACAGGCTTTATCTCCATCTTAATTAGCTTTTGCTGGTGTAATCTAATCTCCCTTTGCTATCCACTTTGGATTAAGAGATTGCACACGAGACAGTACGCTGTGAGTGTGTACACTGGTGAGGTTCTTGTTCATGTGGTGTTGGATCTTGTGTACCCGTGCGCAGAATCCAAGCCATATGTGTCGCCAGATTTATTTGCTGCTACGCCACCACACGCATTGGTTGGTGTCGTAGCAATACGTCCCCGAATTTACTACTgtagctgctggctgctgctacAGAGAAGCCGCAGTGACTGActggtgctgctggtggtggtaaTCCTTGTGCCCGGAGGGGCCGGGGCGGGCAAGGCATGTGAGCTGACCCGTGCAGCTGCGAGCTGCGAGCTCCTACCAGTTCGGCCAGTGTCCCGGCCGGCCTGTCCCTTTCTATAAAGCCTCTCACGAGCAGTTGCGGTGAGCAGTGAGGATTGAGAGGGAGCTGCCAT
Above is a genomic segment from Setaria viridis chromosome 4, Setaria_viridis_v4.0, whole genome shotgun sequence containing:
- the LOC117851416 gene encoding protein STRICTOSIDINE SYNTHASE-LIKE 10, which codes for MKRTTSKLPLLAILLAVLLLLPSAAMAAVAKAIDGSKTQRLQLPDDLIGPESVAFDAHGAGPYVSISDGRVLKYDGEGAGWKTFAYSPSYAKNKCDDFSELPAVATESSCGRPLGLRFHNNSGNLYIADAYMGLMRVGPNGGEATVLATEAGGAPLRFTNGVDIDQVTGDVYFTDSSKTYTRAQHQMVTTSGDSTGRIMKYDPRTNKVTVLQSGVTYPNGIAISADRTHLVVALTGPCKLMKYWIRGSKANTSEPFADLPGYPDNVRPDGKGGYWVALHREKYELPFGLDKHLLAIRIGADGEKLQEMKGPKNVRPTEVVERDGGKIYLGSVELSYVGIVST
- the LOC117851415 gene encoding uncharacterized protein gives rise to the protein MESSRGRCLVGLLLVAASLCAHVSAAASDTAVLAAERTRRKDPLDGLKYYTGGWNISNRHYLASAGFSAAPVFVIAALWFVAVAAAALVSCCCRCCRGGGNSNYSYSRRVFALSLVLLIVFTASAIIGCAVLYHGQGKLHGSTTATLDYVVSQADGAAATMRDFTGLLETAKSAGGSVASLPPDVARAIDDVARRVDAASGELAVRTASNSRRIRTVLDTIRKVLIGVAAVMLVLVILGFVFSLTGLKSLVYTVVFLGWIIVTATLILSGTFLLLHNVIGDTCVAMDEWVVQPQGRTALDDILPCADAAVTAEALRRSEEVNYQLVSKLNELVSNVSNRNVPPQVGPPLYYNQSGPPVPLLCNPYNADLSDRRCAAGEVTADNAQQVWQRFVCRTTAASGSEVCATVGRLTPAMLSQMLTVASVSDGLRRQAPALRDLANCATVRRAFQTISERGCPPLRRDSSRVYQALLAASVAAMLAAAAWVAHSRERRRRRESERFRVSPYRLPIEDKVLLNSPRRPYRRV